Within the Solibacillus silvestris genome, the region CAATTGTTGAATAGATACTTATTGATTTCACGGAGTCGGGCATTGTTAAGTATAGTAAGAACAAAGTAAAAGCGGCCCTCCCCAAATTAAATTGAGGAGGACCGCTTTAATGTTTACATCTAATTCACTTAATTATATAAAGATAAATTAAAAGATGTATGAAGCTTACGAAGCTCTACGCATTGATTTCATAATAAAGCTTACAACGAACACAAGTATAATGGCACCTATGATAGCAGGGAAGATATAGAAATCAGAAACTTTAGGTCCCCAACTTCCTAGAAGCATACCGCCAATCCATGCACCAATAATACCTGCAATAATATTACCAATAATTCCACCTGGGATATCTTTACCCAAAATGACTCCTGCAAGCCAACCGATAACTCCACCAATTATTAAAAACCAAAGAAAACTCATACTGTCCATCTCCTATTTCTTATTTTAATTATTTCGCGATAGTGGTTTATAACCTTTATTAGCTTTCTTCAAACATTTCAGAGGAAAAAATTTTCGAAAATTTTAAAGGAGCTAGCGTTTGTACCAATAAACAGTTGAGAAATGTTTAGTTTTGCAAAAGGGTTTCCAACAAGCGCAGCTGCTGCTCCAGCTGAAAATAGCCTGCTCCGCCTGGATTTACTTTTATATGGTTTGGCATCAAGTAAATTAACTGCTGCCGGTGAAAAATTGGGCTTACTTACAGTACATGAAGTGTTTGCGGACCGTACATATCAGGCGGATGGTACATTAACAACCCGCACTATGCCAAATGCACTCATTACTGATGAATCAAAAGCGATTACACAAATTATCGAAATGGTGAAAGAGGGGACAGTGACCTCTGTCCAGCAAACGAAAGTAGCGCTCCAGGCACATAGTATTTGTGTGCATGGAGACGGAGCGCATGCAGTGCAATTCGCAAAACACGCACGTCAGGAATTTTAACAGCAGGGGGTAACGGTTCAGGCATTTCGTTCATTTAAGTGAGGACTTGCTTGTTCAAATGTTGGATTGTGGAATATTAGGTGAAATGTGAGGATTATCTTGATGGAAATGAGGGTTAATTGCCCTCAAGTGAGGATTAAATGCGGGCATCTGAGGATTTTCCCAAAATAGTGAGGATTAACGCAAAGAAGAGTGGCGAATATAAACCACCACTCTTCTTAAAATTCACTTTCAATTAATGATATGGCAAAATCTCAGAAACCGTTAAAAACTCATAACCTTCTTTTTGCAAGTAGGCAAGGACTGGCTCCAGTCCATCCGCTGTAGATTGGTGGATGTCATGCATTAACACAATTGCGTTATTATGCAATGCTTCTTTTACCATCGGGAACAACTTTTCAGAATCTCGATATTTCCAGTCAAGAGTATCAATCGTCCAGTTGACAGATTTACATGGGATTGCGTTACGAACATCATCGTTAATGGCACCGTAAGGAGGACGGAATACTGTAGAATTTTCACCGATCGCATGAATAATTGCTTCCTCTGTGGAATTGTACTCCTTTTCAATATCAGTAATAGACATTTTCGTTAAAACGGGATGTGTCCACGTATGATTGCCGATTTCATGACCGCTATCACGCACTTGCCGTACTAAGCCCGGATAATATTGTGCTCGGCTGCCAAGCATAAAGAACGTTGCTTTTGCATTGTACTTTTCCAGAAGTGCTAAAATCTGTTTTGTTACTTCCGGGTGTGGACCATCATCAAATGTAAGGGCGATCCGTTTCTTAGATGAGCCCTTATCACTTTTAGGAATAATCGTATTTTCGGATTGCATTGCTATTTGGAAATCAGATGCTAAAAGCGGGTTGATGAATGATAAAGGAATTTCAACTACTGGTATACCTGTTTCCGGTTTTGTCACTTCCCCTTCATTAAAATAAATGAATAGAGAGTCATTTTTCAATGCAAAATGTTTAAATAAACGCCATTTCGGCTCTGTAGCGAATGCAAGCTCCTTTTCTAATATATACTCTTTGTACGCCGGATTTTTAAGCATTTCCGATTGGATGTGTGCTGCAAATGTTTTTAGACTTTCTAAATCCTTATTTAATAGAGCGCGAATATCAATCAGCCCGCCTGTTTCATAATCAATTAAAAATGTTTCAACCGTTGTTTGCTTCTCGTCGGCATTTAAAATCATATTATTCGTTAAAACAAAGGAGTAATAATGCTCGTGCTCGAATGTTTCAACAGTAATCGTCAGATCGCCTGTTAACTTCTTAGTTTCTTGCTGCAGGCGCATCATGTTTATGTAATATTGTTTTGATTGTTCTATATAAGTCGTAATCTCTTTATTAAAAGCTTCATATTCCGTTAATGGATATTGTACGGTATAAGGCATTTTTTTATTGTCTGAACGATCTGTGACAATTTTTATTCCCGGGAATTTTGATGCTTCCTCCGTAATGGTATGCTCTTTAGCGGATGTTTTGTCACTGTGCGGAAAAATCGGATCATCGCTTAAAAAAGTTAAAAAAACGATAATGGCACCTAAAAAACCGATAGCACCAATAAGAGTTAAATCAATCCAAGGACCACGCCGTTTTCTGTAAGGGTTTGTCATGATGCATCGGGTTCCTTTCTAAATGGGGTAATCTATAACATATTGACCAAAACGATGGTCACTGTAAATATTAAAGAAATACGCTGTTCTGTCAGCATAAATTGCATGAAAAAAGACTGTTATTTTCCGAGTGCTTCAAGTAATATGAGCTAAGAAGTGGAAGGGGGTCCCTTAAATGAATGCTGAAAATACTGAACTGGCACTTGACTGCTTTTTGCTTGCAGGTCGTATTATGATTGAAAGCGGTGCTGAAACATATCGAGTGGAAGACACGATGCTACGAATGGCCCGTTCTCAAAATATGATGAATGCACAAAGCTATGTTACGCCAACAGGTATTATTTTCTCTCTAGGTAAAACACAGCCAACTCAAATTACATCGATTCCAACACGAATTACGGATTTACATCGAATTGTGCTTGTAAACAATGTTTCACGTAAGCTTACATCTCAAATGATAACACTAGAGCAGGCGTATGACGAGTTAAAGAAGATCGAAAAAACAAATTATTTCCTCCCTATTTCCATTCAAGTTTTGGCTGCATGTTTAGCGAGCAGTGCTTTTTTATTGCTCTTTAAAGGAACATTATCGGATATCCCAGCTGCCTTTGTTGCAGGGGGCGTTGGTTTATATATTGTGACGATTCTTCATAATATGACCCGCGTGAAATTTTTCTCCGAGTTTTTAGCATCGGTAGGGGTAGGTGTTATTGCATCCCTCGCAGTGCATTTTAATGTCGGTACGGAAATCGACAAGATTATAATCGGATCGGTCATGCCTCTTGTGCCTGGTCTGCTCATTACGAATGCAGTCCGTGATTTAATGGCAGGACATTTCACTGCAGGGATGGCAAAGGGTGCCGAAGCCTTTTTAACAGCTTTTGCGATTGGTTCAGGTGTTGCACTTGTGCTTTCTCTCTAGTTAGTGAATCAATTTCGGAGTGCGATCATTCCAAGGTATGATCGATTGGAAGGAGCGTTC harbors:
- a CDS encoding 1,4-beta-xylanase yields the protein MTNPYRKRRGPWIDLTLIGAIGFLGAIIVFLTFLSDDPIFPHSDKTSAKEHTITEEASKFPGIKIVTDRSDNKKMPYTVQYPLTEYEAFNKEITTYIEQSKQYYINMMRLQQETKKLTGDLTITVETFEHEHYYSFVLTNNMILNADEKQTTVETFLIDYETGGLIDIRALLNKDLESLKTFAAHIQSEMLKNPAYKEYILEKELAFATEPKWRLFKHFALKNDSLFIYFNEGEVTKPETGIPVVEIPLSFINPLLASDFQIAMQSENTIIPKSDKGSSKKRIALTFDDGPHPEVTKQILALLEKYNAKATFFMLGSRAQYYPGLVRQVRDSGHEIGNHTWTHPVLTKMSITDIEKEYNSTEEAIIHAIGENSTVFRPPYGAINDDVRNAIPCKSVNWTIDTLDWKYRDSEKLFPMVKEALHNNAIVLMHDIHQSTADGLEPVLAYLQKEGYEFLTVSEILPYH